The Sandaracinaceae bacterium genome includes the window CGGAGACGGCCGCGCGATCACGCTCGGCGAGGTGGTCAACCAGGCCGGCCAGCGCTGGGAGCTCCAGCTCAAGGGCGCCGGCCCCACGCCTTACTCTCGCATGGGCGACGGCCGCGCGGTCATGCGCTCCTCGGTGCGCGAGTTCCTCTGCAGCGAGGCGATGCACCACCTCGGCGTGCCGACCACCCGCGCGCTCTGCCTCGTGGGCACCGGCGAAGACGTCGTGCGCGACATGTTCTACGACGGCAACGCCGCGCCGGAGCCGGGCGCCATCGTCTGTCGCGTGGCGCCGAGCTTCCTGCGGTTCGGCAACTGGGAGATCTTCGCCGCGCGGAGCGACGTCGAGAACCTCCGGCGGCTGAGCGAGTACGCGATCCGCACCCACTTCCCGGCCTTCGCGAAGGACGAGATCGGCCCCGAGGACTACGCGGCGTGGCTCGAGGAGATCGCGCGGCGCACCGCGGTGATGGTCGCGGCCTGGATGCGCGTCGGCTTCGTGCACGGGGTCATGAACACCGACAACATGTCCGTCCTCGGTCTCACCATCGACTACGGCCCGTACGGCTGGCTCGAGGGCTACGAGCCAAGCTGGACGCCGAACACCACCGACGCCGGAGGACGCCGCTACGCCTACGGGCGGCAGCCGCAGATGGCGCTCTGGAACCTGGTGCGCTTCGCGAACGCGCTCGTGCCGCTCGCGGGCGAGCCCAAGCTCCTCGAGGACGCGCTCGACGCGTTCGGCGACACGTTCGTCAGGGAGCAACGCGAGATGTTCTCGGGCAAGCTCGGCCTCGACGTGCGCCCGGACGAAGACGACGCGCTCATCCAGACGCTGCTCGAGAACCTGCAGCGGACCGAGACCGACATGCCCATCTTCTTCCGGAGGCTCGCCGACGTGCCGACAGCGGAGGACGCCGACCCGGAGGCGCGTCTGGCGCCGCTGATGGACGCCTACTACGCGCCCTCCGAGCTGACGGGCGAGGTGAAGGAGAAGACCCTCGACTGGCTCGCGCGCTACGCCGCCCGCGCGCGCGAAGAGGACCAGACCGACGAAGCGCGCCGCGCGAAGATGAACGCCGCCAACCCGAAGTACGTGCCGCGGAACTACCTCGCGCAGCTCGCGATCGACGAGGCCGAGAAGGGCGACGGCGCCAAGCTGATGGAGCTGCTCGACGTGCTCCGCCGCCCCTACGACGAGCAGCCCGGCCGCGAGGAGTACGCGGCCAAGCGCCCCGAGTGGGCGCGCCATCGCCCCGGCTGCTCGATGCTCAGCTGCAGCTCCTGACCCTGCGTCAGGCCCAGGAGATGTGATAGCGCGCGGTGCCTGGGAGCTTCTGTGGCTCGACGGAGACGTGGGCCGAGCGCGCGAAGATCTCGGTCGAGCCTCGCATCAGGCCGCACAACGCGACGCGCCAGTACCGGAGGTCGGCGAGGGGGTTGCGCCGTACCTCGATCACCGCGTCCTTCGGCGCCAGCTCGAAGACGGCCACGCTGCCGCCCTGGTACATGCGCCCCCACACGCGCTCCAGCCGCTGCAGGACCGTCCACGGCGTGACGCCGCTCGTGCGGGCGAGCCGCGCCAGGCTCCCGAGCAGGCTGCCCTCGAGCCGCGCCCCGACGACGTTGCCGACCTCGCGGAGCTCCGCCTCGGAGAGCTCAAGGGCGTCGGCCGCCGCGTAGTGGGCCGTCGCGAGATCGACCGAGAGCCACTGCGTGACCATCGTGGCCTCCCGCAGGCGCTCATCTCGCGCGCTCCCGAGCCGTTGAAGGTAGGTCGCGAGGTGTCCGCGCTCCTCGAGGCCGTGCCGCGAGCTGGCCAGGAGGGTGCTCCTGACGGATCTCAGCTGCTTGGGGCTGGGGACATGCGGGACCCGCACGCGACCTTCGACGACGGCTGACTCCATGGGCGACGGCCTTGGAAGATCGGTGCCGAGCCTTCGTGGCGTGATCTTGGCCTCGCGGGCCGTGGGGTGGAGCCGACGATTCGAGAGGGTTGTGGGCTGCGGCCGACGAGATCTTTCTGGAACCCCGCCCCGCCCCGCGTGTCTCGGCCTCCGTGTACGCGTTCTTCGCGATCCACGGCGCGTGGCTGTTCTTCGTTCTCCTCGGGCTTGGAGCCGTCGGCGGGGCGCTCGTCGCCGCGGCGTGGCGATGGCTGCGGGACCCGTTCAGGCTCGTTCCGCCACCACCGGACGCTCGGGTCCTGCGCGGGACCGTCCGAACGGACGACGACTTCGGCGCGGCCCTGACCATCGCCGCGAGCACGCGAAAGTGGGGCGACCTCGAGACGGCCTCCTTCCGCACGCGCAAGATGACGCTGGAGACGCCGGAGGGCGACTACGAGGTGCACGGCCCGGTGACGGTGCTCGGCGATGGCTCGAAGGTGCGGCCGGGCGCGCTGCCGCCGGAGCTGATCGCGCACGCGAAGTCGAGGGTGTGTCCGGACTCGCGGTGGATGTTCGAGGAGATGCCGCTCGTGGTCCGCCGCCTGCGGTCGGGCGACCGGGTCGAGGCGCGGGGCCGGGTGGAGCGCGTGGCCGACGTCGGCGCGGGCTACCGCGTGAACGCGTCTCGCAGGGTGCTGACCGGAGGCGTGGCCATGGCGCGGCGCCCGCGCGCCGTGCTCAGCGGAGGGATCGTGCTCGGCCTCGCGCTGGGCATGATGGGCGCGGCGAGCCTCCTCGCGCTGGGCGCGGGGCTCGACGATCACGAGAGTCGACCGAACGTGGCGTCTCTCCTCGTGCCCACTCGGCGGCCTCACGCCCTCGCGCGCCTCCGAACCGGGCTCCTGAGGCGGGACATGACACAGGCGGAGGGCGAGCTGAGGCTCACGCTGTTGCCAACGAACGCGCACATGGAGCGCGCACGCACCCTTCACACGATGGGTCGACGCCAGGCGGCGACCCAGGAGGTGCTGCGTGGCGCGCCCGATCCCGTGATCGCTTCGGACCAGCTCCAGGAGGCCGGCCTGCACACCGAGGCCATGGCCCTCATCGACACCGCGCACGGGAGGCGTGCGCGGGCCCACGAGGTGCTCCTGCGCATGAGGATCCGGCTCGAGCGTCCTCGACCTCCGAGCGTGAACGACGCGTTGCGCCAGGCGCTGGACGAGACCTGCGACCAGGACTGGACCTGCGCCGCCCACCCGAGCCTCTTCGCGGCGCTGCGCGCGAGCCAACCCAACAGCGACCCGAAGTTCTGCGAGTGCGGCCGCCGCCTATGGCTGTGGCACGCCCACGAGCCGCGGTGGTCGCCGGCCGAGCTGGTGGCGGGTCGCTTCCAGGAGACGCTGGCGCTGGGTCTGGCGAGGACGCTGCGGCGAGTCCTGCGGCATGAGACTTCGGAGCTCGCGCGCGAGCGGTTCGAGTGGCTCGCCTACCTCGCCGCGCACGAGCTGCACGCCATGGGAGAGTACGAAGGGTCGGCGTCGATCGCGGCCGCGGAGCGAGCGCTGTCTCAGCTGCGGCCGACACACGACGAGCGGCTGCGGCTCGCGACCCTCCAGGGGCTCCAGGCGCTCCGGCTCGGGAGGCTCGACGAGGCGGGCACCACGCCCCTGCTTCGCGCGCACGTACAGCTCGCGCGGGCCGAGAATCCGGACGATGCGCTCCGGATCCGCGCGCTGCCCCTCAGCCTGATCCGCGACCTCGAGCGGCTCGCCCAGACCGGGCAGCTCACGCTTCCCCACTCGTTCGGCGCCGACGAGCTCCAGCGCGTCGCGTACCTCGGGCACTTGCTCTCCCCGATCCAGCGCGAGCGCGCGCGGGCCTGGGTCTCACGGAGCCGGACCACCCGCCTCGCGACTGTGGCAGCGCGACGCCGCGCGCTCCGCGCCCTCGGAGTGGATCCGGACGCCCCTTCGCCCGAGCCCGTCCCCGCGCGGCGCCACGCGTGGTGGCGCTGAGCGCGCTGCACGGCGGACCACGATGAGCTGGCGCGCGCGCGGATGGACCGATAGGGTCCGCGCCATGACTCGAAGCACGCTTTCGTTGCTCTTGCTCGCTCTGTTCGCCTGCGTGGGCTGCGGCTCGGTGCAGGGCCCCCACGTCCGCTTCGCCACCGCGTCGGCGTCGGAGATCGAGGCCGCAGACGCGAGCGGCCAGGCGGTCTGGTACGACTTCGAGGCGGGCGACCAGGTGCCGCTCCAGATGGGGCTGCTCGGCGTGGCGGAGGCGGTCACGGAGCAGCCCATCCGCATGGTGGCGCAGCGCCCGTTCTCCATCGTGGTCTTCCCGGACGGGCGCACGGCGTTCAGCTTCGACGGCAGCTCGCTCGTCAGCGCGCGCACGGTGGCGCGCTGGAGCATCGGGCTCGGCACCGACGGGGAGCGTGGCCGCGCGG containing:
- a CDS encoding YdiU family protein; translated protein: MHRSLDTLTMDDSFVRTLPGDPEEKNYRRQVRDAMYSRVAPTPVEAPKLIALSAECARLLDLDPETLDEARLAEVFSGNAQLEGMKPYAACYGGHQFGNWAGQLGDGRAITLGEVVNQAGQRWELQLKGAGPTPYSRMGDGRAVMRSSVREFLCSEAMHHLGVPTTRALCLVGTGEDVVRDMFYDGNAAPEPGAIVCRVAPSFLRFGNWEIFAARSDVENLRRLSEYAIRTHFPAFAKDEIGPEDYAAWLEEIARRTAVMVAAWMRVGFVHGVMNTDNMSVLGLTIDYGPYGWLEGYEPSWTPNTTDAGGRRYAYGRQPQMALWNLVRFANALVPLAGEPKLLEDALDAFGDTFVREQREMFSGKLGLDVRPDEDDALIQTLLENLQRTETDMPIFFRRLADVPTAEDADPEARLAPLMDAYYAPSELTGEVKEKTLDWLARYAARAREEDQTDEARRAKMNAANPKYVPRNYLAQLAIDEAEKGDGAKLMELLDVLRRPYDEQPGREEYAAKRPEWARHRPGCSMLSCSS